A genome region from Gossypium hirsutum isolate 1008001.06 chromosome A04, Gossypium_hirsutum_v2.1, whole genome shotgun sequence includes the following:
- the LOC121228080 gene encoding secreted RxLR effector protein 161-like, which translates to MNINEKLQLEDGEEMTDASRFRSLQPSKDHYGVAKRVLRYIVGTLEYGIWYSKTPNFKLCGFTDNDCASSLNDRKSVSANVFTLGSGVITWSSKKQATTTLSTSEAEYVATIVAACQAIWQRRVLANLQQE; encoded by the exons ATGAATATCAATGAGAAATTACAGCTAGAAGATGGAGAAGAAATGACAGATGCAAGTAGGTTTAGAAGCTTG CAACCTTCAAAGGATCATTATGGAGTAGCAAAACGGGTCTTGCGGTACATTGTTGGAACTTTGGAGTATGGCATTTGGTACTCAAAAACTCCAAATTTCAAATTGTGTGGGTTCACAGACAATGATTGCGCAAGTTCTTTAAATGATAGAAAAAGTGTATCAGCAAATGTTTTCACTCTAGGTTCAGGGGTGATCACTTGGAGTTCTAAGAAGCAAGCTACAACAACATTGTCAACCTCAGAGGCTGAGTATGTAGCAACAATTGTAGCAGCTTGTCAAGCTATTTGGCAAAGGAGAGTGTTAGCCAATCTTCAACAAGAGTAG